A window from Opitutia bacterium ISCC 52 encodes these proteins:
- a CDS encoding tetratricopeptide repeat protein, translated as MSSLPYHFIRRTLVGCFFCAFIVGQNLFSQEEEKPERISWDEAFENYQFGKYEELLPQLEVQTEANPWNDTWWYLRAKTLMTVGRYEEAYEIIQEGLSRRTYSISIRLLAIEAARYNNLPDDAQEHLDMLSSYFSMWARRVRSPEALVELGDVAIQLGVEPRVVLENFYNQAQGSDEPPPEAFLAPGNLALSKGDYRLASKHFQSGIELFPDHPPLIHGLAASFKNGDRSQLVQFSQRALQLNENHVPSMILMAEHLIDAEAYEDADIMLEQALTVNPVHPEALALSAVIAFLQNDPLTAELYRQTALASWHTNPQVDYIIGRKLSQKYWFKEGADAQRKALAFDPSFSPAKIQLAQDLLRLGSKHETEGWDLANIAHDEDPYNVEVFNLVTLSDKIDDFVTIESEHFYLKMGKEEAPIYGQRAKELLEKAYDTLSAKYGVELDEKTTVEIYPNPGDFGVRTFGMPGNPGYLGVCFGPVVTVNSPATRQANWESVLWHEFCHTITLKMTRNRMPRWLSEGISVYEEMEENSSWGRRMSIDFRERILDREAHKISEMSAAFLQAQDDEDVQFAYFQSYLVVKFLFEKFGEEAMREVLHTLGHGTNTNDALEEHVAPLEFLDRSFSTWARELANAMGGEYDLAEPETMLEKALTAMSPGTSYLEALAEAGELVTEEKWEEARTSLETLIEGAGYIPGEENAHGLLAYVYQQLEETEKERETWINIAENDAHDLDAVTRLLTMAFERDDWIALKKWSNAWLAINPLAETPWRALLRTGEELGEPDGAIKAGEALVALDPHDIASVHYRLAKQYMPSNKVRARRQAIMALEEAPRYRDAYILLHQINNPADEEAFLTGFKVPPVHE; from the coding sequence GTGTCTTCCCTACCGTATCATTTCATCCGTCGAACGCTCGTCGGATGCTTTTTTTGTGCATTTATAGTTGGGCAAAACTTGTTCTCGCAGGAAGAAGAAAAGCCGGAACGGATCAGCTGGGATGAAGCCTTTGAAAATTACCAGTTCGGTAAATACGAAGAATTGCTTCCGCAACTCGAGGTGCAGACCGAAGCCAACCCCTGGAATGACACCTGGTGGTATCTCAGAGCTAAAACATTAATGACGGTAGGCCGCTATGAAGAAGCCTACGAAATCATCCAGGAAGGACTCAGTCGAAGAACCTATAGTATTTCCATCCGCTTGTTGGCCATAGAAGCGGCACGCTATAATAATCTGCCAGATGATGCCCAAGAGCACCTGGACATGCTGAGCTCCTATTTTTCCATGTGGGCTCGCCGAGTTCGAAGCCCAGAAGCGCTGGTCGAACTGGGTGATGTCGCCATTCAACTCGGCGTAGAGCCACGAGTCGTATTGGAGAATTTTTATAACCAGGCCCAAGGGAGTGATGAACCTCCCCCCGAAGCATTTCTAGCTCCTGGCAATCTTGCTCTGAGCAAAGGTGACTACCGGCTCGCCTCGAAACACTTTCAATCAGGCATTGAGCTCTTCCCAGATCATCCACCCCTCATCCACGGACTTGCCGCATCTTTCAAAAACGGCGATCGGTCCCAATTAGTTCAGTTTTCACAGAGAGCACTCCAGCTGAATGAAAACCACGTACCTAGTATGATACTAATGGCAGAGCACCTCATCGATGCTGAAGCCTACGAGGATGCCGATATTATGCTCGAGCAAGCGCTCACCGTAAATCCGGTTCATCCCGAAGCTCTCGCACTCAGTGCCGTCATTGCTTTTCTACAAAATGACCCACTCACCGCCGAGCTATATCGACAAACCGCTTTGGCTTCCTGGCATACCAATCCGCAGGTCGACTACATCATTGGCCGCAAGCTCTCTCAAAAGTATTGGTTCAAAGAAGGAGCTGATGCCCAACGCAAAGCCTTGGCGTTCGACCCCTCTTTCTCGCCCGCCAAGATTCAACTCGCTCAAGACCTCTTACGTCTCGGCTCAAAGCACGAAACAGAGGGTTGGGATCTGGCAAACATCGCTCACGATGAGGACCCTTACAATGTGGAGGTATTCAACCTGGTTACCTTGAGCGACAAGATCGATGATTTTGTAACCATCGAATCAGAGCACTTCTATCTCAAGATGGGCAAAGAGGAAGCTCCCATTTACGGACAACGGGCAAAAGAGTTATTGGAGAAAGCTTACGACACACTCTCTGCTAAATACGGCGTCGAGCTTGATGAGAAGACTACGGTCGAAATCTATCCCAACCCAGGCGATTTTGGAGTACGCACATTTGGCATGCCCGGCAACCCCGGTTACCTGGGTGTCTGTTTCGGCCCAGTCGTCACCGTGAACAGCCCAGCCACGCGACAAGCCAATTGGGAATCGGTGCTTTGGCACGAATTTTGCCACACCATCACCTTAAAGATGACGCGCAACCGCATGCCACGATGGCTCAGTGAAGGGATTTCAGTCTACGAAGAGATGGAAGAGAATTCCTCCTGGGGTCGTCGCATGTCCATCGATTTTCGCGAACGCATACTCGACCGAGAAGCCCACAAGATCAGTGAGATGAGCGCGGCCTTCCTTCAAGCCCAGGACGATGAAGATGTGCAGTTCGCCTATTTTCAATCTTACCTGGTGGTAAAATTCCTCTTTGAGAAATTCGGAGAAGAAGCGATGCGCGAAGTACTTCATACTCTTGGGCACGGAACAAATACCAATGACGCACTCGAAGAACACGTGGCACCTCTGGAATTTCTTGACCGATCTTTTTCAACCTGGGCTCGAGAATTGGCGAATGCAATGGGTGGCGAGTACGATCTCGCCGAACCTGAAACCATGCTTGAAAAGGCGCTCACCGCCATGTCGCCGGGTACGAGCTATTTGGAAGCACTCGCCGAAGCGGGTGAACTCGTCACTGAAGAAAAGTGGGAAGAAGCAAGAACCAGCCTGGAGACGCTCATCGAAGGAGCCGGCTACATACCAGGCGAAGAAAATGCACATGGCTTGCTAGCTTACGTTTACCAGCAACTGGAAGAGACTGAGAAGGAGCGTGAGACCTGGATCAATATTGCCGAAAACGATGCTCATGATCTGGACGCGGTTACAAGACTTCTGACCATGGCATTTGAGAGAGACGACTGGATCGCTCTCAAGAAGTGGAGCAACGCCTGGCTTGCGATTAACCCTCTGGCCGAAACTCCCTGGAGGGCGTTATTAAGAACCGGTGAAGAGCTGGG
- a CDS encoding DUF1501 domain-containing protein — MNYHPENERVYTRRDFLNRCGMGMGTLGLGALFGSELSASSSQGNPTLAERAPHFQAKAKRVIHIFANGGPSQVDTFDPKPMLREWHGRLLPNKLKTERVTGAAMGSPFEFKPYGQSGTEVSELFSHVGECVDDIAVIRSMHTDVPNHEPSLLMMNCGEARLPRPSMGSWLTYGLGTENQNLPGFLSMCPNGFPVSDAMNWQNAFLPGIFQGTYIDTKHEDIEKLLENIQNHHTGYDAQRKQLDLLQKINAYHASSRRDDGRLDARIQSFELAYRMQMEATDAFDITREPKHIREMYGEGLQARQLLVARRLAERGVRFTQVWTGYRQPWDNHDDLETRHRKLAQECDQPIAALLKDLKMRGMLEDTLVIWGGEFGRTPVVELSVPGANQGKMNGRDHNNHGFSMWMAGGGVRGGYVHGATDEFGFAAVENRVHVHDLHATILHLMGFDHEKLTYRYAGRDFRLTDVHGNVVHELIA, encoded by the coding sequence ATGAATTATCACCCCGAGAATGAGCGCGTCTATACGCGTCGCGATTTCCTGAATCGTTGTGGCATGGGTATGGGGACTCTTGGCTTAGGCGCTTTATTTGGAAGTGAATTGTCGGCCTCAAGTTCCCAGGGGAATCCTACCTTAGCTGAGCGTGCGCCGCATTTCCAAGCCAAGGCCAAACGAGTCATTCATATTTTTGCCAATGGAGGTCCGTCTCAGGTGGATACCTTCGACCCAAAGCCTATGTTACGTGAGTGGCATGGACGTCTGCTCCCCAATAAACTGAAGACGGAGCGAGTGACCGGTGCTGCGATGGGTTCTCCCTTTGAATTCAAACCATACGGCCAAAGTGGCACGGAGGTCAGTGAACTTTTTTCTCATGTAGGTGAATGTGTGGACGACATCGCGGTGATCCGTTCCATGCATACTGATGTACCTAATCACGAGCCGTCCCTACTGATGATGAATTGTGGCGAGGCACGGTTGCCACGTCCGAGTATGGGATCCTGGTTGACCTATGGATTGGGGACGGAGAATCAAAATTTGCCCGGCTTTCTTTCCATGTGTCCAAACGGCTTTCCTGTATCGGATGCCATGAACTGGCAGAACGCATTTCTACCTGGCATTTTTCAGGGGACCTATATCGACACCAAGCACGAAGATATTGAAAAGCTTTTGGAGAATATCCAAAACCATCACACCGGTTATGACGCTCAGCGGAAGCAACTGGATCTTTTGCAGAAGATAAATGCCTATCATGCTTCGAGTCGTCGGGATGATGGGCGTCTTGATGCTCGTATCCAATCCTTTGAGTTGGCTTACCGAATGCAGATGGAAGCGACTGATGCTTTCGACATTACCCGCGAGCCAAAGCACATTCGTGAAATGTACGGCGAAGGTTTGCAGGCTCGTCAGCTCTTGGTCGCACGTCGATTAGCGGAGCGTGGTGTGAGATTTACTCAAGTGTGGACGGGGTATCGGCAGCCTTGGGACAATCACGACGATTTAGAGACACGCCATCGAAAGCTTGCGCAGGAATGCGACCAACCGATTGCGGCTTTACTAAAAGACCTCAAGATGCGTGGGATGCTTGAGGATACCTTGGTCATTTGGGGAGGGGAATTTGGACGGACCCCCGTGGTCGAACTGTCTGTTCCCGGAGCGAACCAAGGAAAGATGAATGGTCGGGATCACAACAATCATGGCTTTTCTATGTGGATGGCAGGGGGAGGCGTGCGTGGTGGTTACGTGCATGGTGCAACCGATGAATTTGGATTCGCTGCTGTTGAAAACCGTGTTCATGTGCATGACCTGCATGCGACGATTCTTCATTTGATGGGATTTGATCATGAGAAACTCACCTACCGGTATGCGGGGCGAGACTTCCGACTGACAGACGTGCACGGAAATGTCGTTCATGAATTGATCGCTTAA
- a CDS encoding DUF1549 and DUF1553 domain-containing protein: MIRPISYLLTLGSLILFQGTVLGTTKLDPAYDMSTAETHWAFVPLVKPQVPEALRPSGGNEVDAFILGKLNAEGLRQADPTDKRTLIRRVTYDLTGLPPTYEELHAFLSDNSDGAYERLVERLLASEAYGERWARHWLDVARYADSKGIFRRGRYAFSHTYRDYVIQAFNEDKPYDQFVLEQIAADQLELGEDKSALAAMGFLTLGRTFFGRKDYIIDDQIDVVTRGLQGLTVSCARCHDHKFDPIPIKDYYSLHGIFASSQDAKELPVIRHPDNEEDYQAYLDEQDRIDAEIREVTDKVIDTFIIEERSLTGSHLAAVDEARAIESEDDFKVFAGSKGVSDSILRLWVDYFEHESAEQHTLIRSWLDSPLGEKARIEDFNQRFAEATKDESDAYPDIKAYFDEADFPLNPDRDEVEVWIRRTIGGKTGDLSGEKMALEWTHSGAPFRAHILEDIPKPKNSSVYLRGNPKNLGEEVPRQYLQVLGEKNPQPFNEGSGRLELARAIASEDNPLTARVFVNRVWGWHMGKEIVDTPSDFGVRTPEPAQIDLLNWLASSFIESGWSMKALHRLIVLSNTYRLSSLPIEETLAQDSSNVLWHYFPKARLDFESMRDTLLMVSGNLDRTMGGLQVDITDPTTNRRTVYAYIDRRDVPGIFRTFDHPSPEATSPARFETVVPQQALFLMNSPFVIEQSKHLAQRSKLEAGEIPEDRIRHIYQVLYQREATSEEVLAGLEFVDQASQLPTNDVSEEDSEQQSLSSWELYSQVLLFSNELMFLD, from the coding sequence ATGATCAGGCCTATTTCATATCTGCTCACGCTTGGCTCTTTGATACTGTTCCAAGGAACTGTCTTGGGAACGACGAAACTGGACCCAGCGTATGATATGTCGACGGCTGAAACTCATTGGGCATTTGTTCCTTTGGTAAAGCCACAGGTTCCAGAAGCTCTGCGGCCAAGCGGGGGAAATGAGGTGGATGCATTCATTCTCGGAAAACTTAATGCTGAAGGCCTTCGGCAAGCAGACCCAACTGACAAGCGAACGCTCATCCGGCGGGTAACTTATGATCTGACGGGTTTGCCTCCCACCTACGAAGAGCTACATGCCTTTCTAAGCGATAATTCCGATGGCGCGTACGAACGCTTGGTTGAACGGCTACTTGCTTCGGAAGCTTACGGTGAGCGTTGGGCACGTCACTGGTTGGATGTGGCGCGATATGCAGATTCAAAGGGCATTTTTCGAAGAGGGCGTTACGCCTTTTCTCACACCTATCGCGATTATGTGATTCAAGCCTTCAATGAAGATAAACCTTACGACCAGTTTGTTCTAGAGCAGATCGCTGCGGACCAACTGGAGCTGGGAGAGGACAAAAGCGCTTTGGCTGCGATGGGTTTCCTTACCTTAGGTAGAACCTTTTTCGGGCGGAAGGACTACATTATTGATGATCAAATCGATGTGGTTACCCGAGGGCTTCAAGGACTGACTGTGAGTTGCGCCCGTTGCCATGATCACAAATTTGATCCGATTCCCATTAAAGACTATTATTCTTTGCATGGCATCTTTGCTTCTTCGCAAGATGCCAAGGAGCTTCCGGTCATCCGCCACCCTGATAATGAAGAGGATTATCAAGCTTACCTTGACGAGCAGGACCGCATTGACGCAGAGATTCGCGAAGTGACTGATAAGGTCATCGATACTTTTATCATAGAAGAGCGTTCGTTGACGGGCAGTCATCTTGCTGCTGTGGATGAAGCACGAGCGATTGAAAGTGAAGACGACTTCAAAGTGTTTGCTGGATCGAAGGGAGTGTCGGACAGTATACTGCGCCTTTGGGTTGATTATTTTGAGCATGAATCTGCTGAGCAGCATACACTCATAAGAAGTTGGTTGGATTCACCGCTCGGTGAAAAGGCGCGCATAGAAGATTTCAATCAACGCTTTGCGGAGGCGACCAAGGATGAGAGCGATGCCTACCCGGATATTAAGGCTTATTTTGATGAAGCTGATTTCCCCTTGAATCCTGACCGGGACGAGGTGGAAGTGTGGATCCGCAGAACGATTGGGGGAAAGACTGGGGACTTGTCAGGTGAAAAAATGGCTTTGGAATGGACTCATTCTGGGGCTCCTTTTCGAGCTCACATTTTAGAGGATATCCCTAAGCCGAAGAATTCCTCCGTCTACCTTCGAGGGAATCCGAAGAATCTTGGTGAAGAAGTTCCTCGTCAGTATCTGCAAGTCCTCGGGGAGAAGAACCCGCAGCCTTTCAATGAAGGCAGTGGACGTCTGGAATTAGCCCGTGCGATTGCCAGTGAGGATAATCCGCTGACGGCACGAGTTTTTGTGAACCGTGTATGGGGTTGGCATATGGGTAAGGAAATTGTGGATACTCCCAGTGACTTTGGAGTCCGCACTCCGGAACCTGCTCAGATTGACCTTTTGAACTGGTTGGCTTCCAGCTTTATTGAGTCGGGTTGGTCGATGAAGGCTTTGCATAGGTTGATCGTGCTTTCGAATACCTATCGGCTGTCCAGTTTGCCGATTGAAGAGACGCTCGCCCAAGACTCTTCAAATGTGCTCTGGCATTATTTTCCGAAAGCGCGGCTCGATTTCGAATCCATGCGAGACACTTTGCTTATGGTATCTGGTAATTTGGATCGAACCATGGGGGGACTCCAGGTCGACATCACTGATCCTACAACCAATCGCCGGACGGTTTACGCATACATCGACCGTCGAGATGTGCCAGGTATTTTTCGAACGTTCGACCATCCTAGCCCGGAGGCTACTTCACCAGCTCGGTTTGAAACCGTAGTCCCTCAGCAGGCTCTCTTTTTAATGAATAGTCCTTTCGTGATTGAGCAATCAAAGCATCTGGCACAACGATCTAAACTGGAAGCAGGTGAGATCCCGGAAGATCGTATTCGACACATTTACCAAGTACTCTATCAACGTGAGGCGACAAGCGAAGAGGTCTTGGCTGGTTTGGAGTTTGTTGATCAAGCATCACAGTTGCCTACGAATGATGTGAGTGAAGAAGACTCTGAGCAGCAATCTTTGTCTTCTTGGGAACTGTACTCTCAGGTATTGTTATTCTCGAACGAGCTGATGTTCCTCGATTGA
- a CDS encoding mechanosensitive ion channel family protein, which produces MPILDSVYEHLPRYLPVIIIAFVVFVALRLIRWLWLEKKFDTFSDHKIVPQILMLGLNLVGLVLIVLALPISDNLRGQILSLFGLLLTGVMALSSATFVSNLFGGSMLRLTRSFRIGDYIRVGEQFGRVSERGFFHTEIQTVDRDLTTFPNLYLITNPVTVVHKSVLSFQRLFL; this is translated from the coding sequence ATGCCGATTCTAGATAGTGTATACGAACACCTTCCTCGTTACCTTCCGGTGATCATCATCGCCTTTGTGGTGTTTGTCGCGCTTCGGTTGATCCGGTGGCTGTGGTTAGAAAAGAAATTTGATACCTTTTCCGATCACAAAATTGTGCCTCAGATTCTGATGCTCGGATTGAATCTGGTAGGGCTCGTCTTAATCGTCCTCGCTCTACCAATCAGTGATAATTTGCGGGGGCAGATCTTAAGTCTTTTTGGATTATTACTTACCGGTGTGATGGCTTTATCTTCGGCAACTTTTGTGTCGAATCTGTTTGGGGGGTCTATGCTCAGGTTAACTCGAAGTTTTCGTATCGGTGATTATATTCGGGTTGGAGAGCAATTTGGAAGAGTGTCTGAACGTGGGTTTTTCCATACGGAGATCCAAACGGTTGACCGAGATCTCACGACATTCCCAAATCTGTATCTCATAACGAATCCTGTCACTGTAGTTCATAAGTCAGTACTATCATTTCAGCGACTATTTCTTTAG
- a CDS encoding NADH-quinone oxidoreductase subunit N: protein MSYSELFFAALPDLIVVLGMFLALGYDYTKFKDKDLTTRANKAATLSSIALLLGLAGVIWQYCCATEAPTNWDGQLVLTPLTLGFKALVFVLALFVIQFSKPQVPNQHVSEYFGLILLSTLGMGFVITAQNLIMFFVALELISLSLYGLTAFQNKKDFSVEAGVKYFAIGGVSSAFLLYGLSYLYGATHALNFADITAALQSGQAPASYLLIAATGIVVGLGFKIAAAPFHLWAPDTYQCAPVPVAAWIATGSKIASFFVLIQLFGPLLEHSIHRETLITSLVVISVISMVLGNIGALRQTCVKRLLAYSSVAHAGYILIGLLSANKEGYVSILFYTIIYSCATLGAFTIIGIINDRLGREANIDDFNGCWKQNPRLSLLFMIFILSLAGIPPLSGFFGKLYLFMAAIGSQPEITTWNEGFYWLISVALMMSAVSLFYYVKVLKAFLVSNDNPTLSSIQVGKLEGLGLIVLAVLTVGLGIYPTGLVEFIASYL from the coding sequence ATGAGCTATTCAGAACTATTTTTCGCCGCCCTACCGGACTTGATCGTTGTCCTCGGCATGTTCCTGGCACTCGGCTATGACTACACCAAGTTTAAAGACAAGGATCTGACGACCCGCGCCAATAAGGCCGCGACACTTTCTTCGATTGCACTCCTGCTCGGACTGGCTGGAGTCATTTGGCAATACTGCTGCGCGACTGAAGCACCGACCAATTGGGACGGGCAACTCGTGCTGACGCCACTCACACTGGGTTTCAAAGCATTGGTTTTCGTTTTGGCTTTGTTTGTCATCCAGTTTTCCAAACCCCAAGTCCCCAACCAACATGTCAGTGAGTATTTTGGACTGATCCTACTGAGTACGCTTGGTATGGGTTTTGTCATTACAGCTCAGAACCTGATCATGTTCTTTGTGGCTCTCGAACTGATCTCGCTGAGCCTATACGGACTCACTGCCTTTCAAAACAAAAAAGATTTTTCGGTCGAAGCGGGTGTTAAGTATTTTGCCATTGGAGGAGTTTCATCCGCCTTTCTTCTTTATGGCCTGAGCTATCTTTACGGAGCAACGCACGCCTTAAACTTTGCCGACATCACAGCAGCCCTTCAATCAGGGCAAGCACCGGCCAGCTATCTATTGATCGCTGCGACGGGAATTGTGGTCGGCCTTGGTTTTAAAATCGCTGCCGCCCCATTTCACCTGTGGGCACCCGATACGTATCAGTGCGCACCCGTTCCTGTTGCCGCCTGGATCGCTACCGGATCAAAGATCGCCAGCTTCTTTGTCCTCATTCAATTGTTTGGTCCGTTATTGGAGCACTCAATCCATCGAGAAACTCTGATCACCAGTCTGGTTGTGATTTCGGTTATTAGTATGGTGCTAGGAAATATCGGAGCTCTCCGGCAGACCTGCGTCAAGCGACTACTCGCCTATTCCAGTGTAGCTCACGCAGGTTACATCCTTATCGGCCTACTCAGTGCGAACAAGGAAGGTTACGTTTCCATCCTATTTTATACCATCATTTATTCCTGCGCGACCCTCGGAGCATTTACCATTATCGGCATCATCAACGATCGACTGGGTCGTGAAGCTAACATCGATGATTTCAATGGATGCTGGAAACAGAATCCACGACTGAGTCTGTTGTTCATGATTTTTATCCTGTCGCTGGCAGGAATTCCTCCATTGTCCGGCTTCTTTGGAAAGCTCTATCTCTTTATGGCTGCAATAGGATCGCAACCAGAGATCACAACCTGGAACGAAGGATTCTACTGGCTCATCTCAGTCGCACTCATGATGTCTGCGGTGTCACTTTTTTACTACGTCAAAGTGTTGAAGGCCTTCCTCGTATCGAATGACAACCCTACGCTTTCCTCCATTCAAGTGGGTAAGCTGGAAGGCCTTGGCCTGATCGTGTTAGCTGTTCTAACCGTTGGTCTGGGAATATATCCCACAGGATTGGTCGAATTTATTGCGAGTTATTTGTAG
- a CDS encoding NADH-quinone oxidoreductase subunit M, translated as MIAFLTVIISFLGAAVIGFIPAKNNKLIRNLALLTAVSTFGAAVVCYFQYLNAGSAVFQQVIDLDWIPAIGAKFKIGVDGLSISLLILTGLIAICGVLFSWELKDRPNQFYAYYFALIGGVFGVFLSLDLFLLFVFYEIAIVPKYFIIAIWGSGKKTYAAMKLVLYSFVGSAVALLGLIALYFGSGLNTFDLIELMAEGDFSTQFQVVVFPILFIGFGILAGMWPFHTWAPTGHVAAPTAASMLLAGVVMKLGAYGCLRVAIGLLPEGAIYWAHAIGWIAVINIVYGALIALVQKDFKYVIGYSSVSHMGFVLLGLATLNEVGLMGASLQMFSHGIIGALLFAIVGTVIYSRTHTRQLDQFHNLMQRMPGICWVFIVAGLASMGLPGFSGFVSELHVLIGTWHQGQFSIWIIILAGFGILATFTYTLVKIHEAFFRSSPSNNPNEVYAPMTVAERAGCGILLLFAVAIGIYPNLLTAILEPSLAPILEALATAAK; from the coding sequence ATGATCGCTTTTCTTACAGTCATTATCAGCTTCCTCGGTGCCGCGGTGATCGGGTTTATACCGGCAAAGAACAATAAGCTGATCCGAAACCTGGCATTGCTCACAGCAGTGTCTACCTTTGGCGCGGCCGTTGTCTGTTACTTCCAATACCTCAATGCCGGATCGGCAGTTTTCCAACAAGTCATCGACCTGGACTGGATACCGGCCATTGGTGCGAAATTTAAAATCGGGGTCGATGGACTCAGTATCAGCTTGCTCATTCTGACCGGACTGATCGCCATTTGCGGAGTACTCTTTTCCTGGGAATTAAAGGACAGACCTAACCAATTCTACGCTTACTATTTTGCGCTGATCGGCGGGGTGTTTGGCGTTTTTCTGTCACTCGATCTGTTCCTCCTCTTTGTCTTCTACGAAATAGCTATCGTCCCCAAGTACTTTATCATCGCGATCTGGGGAAGCGGAAAGAAGACCTACGCTGCGATGAAGCTGGTGCTGTATTCCTTTGTCGGATCAGCCGTTGCTTTGCTGGGACTGATTGCCCTCTACTTTGGCTCAGGGCTAAATACCTTTGATCTGATAGAACTCATGGCTGAAGGAGACTTCTCCACGCAGTTTCAAGTCGTTGTATTTCCCATCCTGTTTATTGGGTTTGGCATATTGGCCGGCATGTGGCCATTCCACACCTGGGCTCCCACTGGTCACGTTGCGGCACCCACTGCAGCTTCCATGCTGTTGGCCGGCGTTGTGATGAAACTGGGGGCTTACGGATGCCTCCGTGTTGCGATCGGTCTGCTACCAGAAGGAGCCATTTATTGGGCACATGCCATCGGTTGGATTGCAGTCATCAACATCGTCTATGGCGCATTGATTGCCTTGGTGCAGAAAGATTTTAAATACGTCATTGGTTACTCGAGTGTAAGTCACATGGGCTTTGTCCTACTGGGACTGGCGACGTTAAATGAAGTCGGCCTGATGGGTGCATCTTTACAAATGTTCTCTCACGGCATCATTGGAGCCCTGCTCTTCGCCATCGTCGGTACGGTCATTTACTCGCGCACTCATACCAGACAGCTGGATCAATTTCACAACTTGATGCAGCGCATGCCGGGCATCTGTTGGGTGTTCATCGTGGCAGGATTGGCCTCCATGGGCTTACCTGGATTTAGTGGTTTTGTTTCCGAACTACACGTTCTTATCGGCACGTGGCATCAAGGACAGTTCTCTATCTGGATCATCATCTTGGCTGGATTCGGCATACTTGCCACTTTCACTTATACCTTGGTCAAGATTCACGAAGCCTTTTTCAGGTCATCGCCATCAAACAACCCGAATGAAGTTTACGCGCCGATGACCGTCGCCGAACGAGCGGGTTGTGGCATCCTATTGTTATTTGCCGTAGCGATCGGCATCTACCCCAATTTATTAACCGCCATCCTCGAACCGAGCTTGGCTCCGATCCTGGAGGCCCTAGCCACCGCCGCCAAATAA